Proteins co-encoded in one bacterium genomic window:
- a CDS encoding patatin-like phospholipase family protein, with protein sequence MAKIGLVLSGGGGKGAYEAGVVKALIDAKIKFDVVV encoded by the coding sequence ATGGCTAAAATAGGTTTAGTTTTAAGTGGTGGCGGGGGAAAAGGGGCTTATGAAGCCGGTGTGGTCAAGGCACTAATCGATGCCAAAATTAAGTTCGATGTTGTTGT